The Nocardioides ochotonae genome segment GATCGACCTGGGCTGGGAGTGCGACGACGTCACGGCGTACCGCACCGTGCGGGCCACCCCGCCGCCGGCGCCGACCCGTGACGCGATCAAGTCCGGCAAGTTCGACGCGGTCGTGTTCACCTCGTCCTCGACGGTGCGCAACCTGGTCGGCATCGCCGGCAAGCCGCACCCCTCGACGATCATCGCGGTGATCGGCCCCGCCACGGCCAAGACCGCCGAGGAGCACGGCCTGCGCGTCGACGTGATGGCCCCCAAGCCGGACGTCGAGCTGCTCGCCGACGCGCTCGCCGACTTCGGCGCCGCGCGCCGTGCCGCGCTCGTCGAGGCCGGCCAGCCGGTCACGAAGCCCTCGGACCGCAAGCCCTCGGCGCGCTCGCGCAAGGCCCGCGCCGAGTAGCACCCCGCACCACCTGCACCGCCCCGAGACCCCGCACGCGCCCCGGCGCCTGCGGGGTCTCGGGCGTCCGGACCACCCGGCGCGCCCCGACCAGGGCCGCGCAAGGATGGGGCCCATGGACCACGCCCCCCAGAGCCAGCCGTCCGCCCCCGCCGTCACTCCTCCCCTCACTCCTCCCCTCACTCCGCCCGTCATCCGCCCGCGCCGGCTGCGCACCACCGCGGCGCTGCGCCGTACCGTCGCCGAGACCTCGCTGGAGGCGCGCCAGCTGGTGCTGCCGGTCTTCGTGCGCGAGGGCATCGACGCCCCGGTGCCGATCTCCTCGATGCCCGGCGTCGTGCAGCACACCCGCGACACGCTGCGCGCCGCGGCGGCCGAGGCCGCGGAGCTCGGACTGGGCGGCGTGATGCTCTTCGGGGTGCCCGCGCAGCGTGACGCCACCGGCTCCGGTGCCCTGGACCCCGACGGCATCCTCAACGTCGCGATCGCCGACGTGGTCGCCGAGGTGGGCGACGCGCTCACCGTGATGAGCGACCTGTGCCTCGACGAGTTCACCGACCACGGCCACTGCGGCCTGCTCAGCGACGACGGGCGCGTCGACAACGACCGCACGCTCGCGGCGTACGCCGAGATGGCGCGCGCCCAGGCGGCCGCCGGCGTCCACATGGTCGGGCCCAGCGGGATGATGGACGGTCAGGTCGCGGTGATCCGGGCCGCGCTCGACGCGGCCGGCCACAGCGACGTCTCGGTGCTGGCCTACTCGGCGAAGTACGCCTCGGCCTTCTACGGCCCGTTCCGCGAGGCCGTGGGCTCCGCGCTCGAGGGCGACCGGCGCACCTACCAGCAGGACCCGGCCAACGCCCGCGAAGGCGTGCGCGAGGCGCTCCTCGACGTCGCCGAGGGCGCCGACCTGGTGATGGTCAAGCCCGCCCTGGCCTATCTCGACGTGCTGCGCCAGGTGCGCGACGCGGTGGACGTCCCGGTGGCGGCGTACAACATCTCGGGGGAGTACTCGATGGTCGAGGCCGCCGCCGCCAACGGCTGGATCGACCGGGAGCCCGCGATCCTCGAGACGCTGCTGTCGATCCGGCGCGCCGGTGCCGACGTGGTGCTGACCTACTGGGCCAGCGAGGCCGCCCGGCTGCTCGCGCGCCGCTGACGGCGCCGTACGGCGTGTCGGGCCGGGTCCGGCCGTGCCGGGGGCCCGGAGCCGTCAGGATGCGTGACCATGGACTGGCAGCGCGACCTCCTCGCGCTGCTCCTCGGGTTCGTGGTGGCCACGGTGACCACGCCGGTCGGGGTGTCGGGGGCGGTCTTCCTGCTGCCGGTGCAGCTCTCGGTGCTCGACGTGCCGAACCCGCGGGTGACGCCCACCAACCTGCTGTTCAACGTCGTCTCGGCCCCGGGCGGGCTGCTGCGCCACCTCCGCCGCGGCCGGCTGGACCGTGACCTGGCCCGGTCCCTGGTCGTCGGATCGGTGCCGGGGGTGGTCCTCGGCGCGCTGCTGCGGGTGCACCTGGTCACCGACCCCGACGCGTTCCGGCTGCTCGCGGCGGCCGTCCTCGCCCCGGTCGGGCTGGTGATCCTGCGCCGACCGGCTCCCGGCGCGTCCGGGCGCCGGCTCGGCCGGCGTACCGTCCGGGTGCTCGCGCTCGCCACCGGCGTCGTGGGCGGGATCTACGGCATCGGCGGCGGCTCGGTGATCGGCCCGCTGCTGGTCGGTGCCG includes the following:
- the hemB gene encoding porphobilinogen synthase, which translates into the protein MDHAPQSQPSAPAVTPPLTPPLTPPVIRPRRLRTTAALRRTVAETSLEARQLVLPVFVREGIDAPVPISSMPGVVQHTRDTLRAAAAEAAELGLGGVMLFGVPAQRDATGSGALDPDGILNVAIADVVAEVGDALTVMSDLCLDEFTDHGHCGLLSDDGRVDNDRTLAAYAEMARAQAAAGVHMVGPSGMMDGQVAVIRAALDAAGHSDVSVLAYSAKYASAFYGPFREAVGSALEGDRRTYQQDPANAREGVREALLDVAEGADLVMVKPALAYLDVLRQVRDAVDVPVAAYNISGEYSMVEAAAANGWIDREPAILETLLSIRRAGADVVLTYWASEAARLLARR
- a CDS encoding sulfite exporter TauE/SafE family protein is translated as MDWQRDLLALLLGFVVATVTTPVGVSGAVFLLPVQLSVLDVPNPRVTPTNLLFNVVSAPGGLLRHLRRGRLDRDLARSLVVGSVPGVVLGALLRVHLVTDPDAFRLLAAAVLAPVGLVILRRPAPGASGRRLGRRTVRVLALATGVVGGIYGIGGGSVIGPLLVGAGMAVGTVAPAALLATWVASLVGVATYAVLAVSSGDPTGPIGPDWSLGVAAGIGGLAGGWLGAALQPRLPEIALRRLLGCLALALAGVYVVQALG